A section of the Nitrospiria bacterium genome encodes:
- the ectB gene encoding diaminobutyrate--2-oxoglutarate transaminase yields the protein MKTIERIESEVRSYCRSFPATFDKAEGCFMYDTDNREYIDFFSGAGALNYGHNHPRMKEKLLHYIGRNGITHSLDMASRAKEDFLERFTSVILEPRGLDYKVQFPGPTGTNSVEAALKLARKVTGREKVISFTNAFHGMTLGSLSVTGNAFKRNGAGIPLMLSDTMPFCGYFGDGLDTIEYMERFLSDSGSGVDHAAAVIVETIQAEGGVNVATIDWMQNLADLCKRYDMLLIVDEIQVGCGRTGPFFSFEPSGIEPDIICLSKSISGYGLPMALTLIKPEWDQWEPGEHNGTFRGNNLAFVTATEALSFWENDEFSKEIEAKGNYVRKHLDEIVSQHPQTFPETRGRGLIQGLTCSQEGLAKYIAKTSFERGMVMETAGPEDNVVKVMPPLIMDEKIIRSGLTILYDSVKTAQEEFPYQTKEVGV from the coding sequence GATAATCGTGAGTATATCGATTTTTTTAGCGGCGCCGGGGCATTGAATTATGGCCATAACCACCCTCGAATGAAGGAAAAATTGCTTCATTATATTGGGCGCAATGGCATTACCCACAGCCTGGATATGGCTTCCCGGGCAAAGGAAGACTTTTTAGAACGGTTTACCTCGGTCATCCTTGAACCACGGGGCCTCGATTACAAAGTTCAATTTCCCGGCCCAACGGGAACCAATTCCGTAGAGGCAGCCCTGAAGCTGGCCAGGAAAGTGACTGGAAGGGAAAAAGTGATTTCCTTCACCAACGCCTTTCATGGAATGACACTGGGATCTCTTTCGGTCACGGGAAATGCTTTTAAACGCAATGGGGCTGGCATTCCACTGATGCTTTCCGATACCATGCCCTTCTGCGGGTATTTTGGAGATGGATTGGATACCATCGAATATATGGAGCGTTTTTTAAGTGACAGCGGAAGTGGGGTGGACCATGCCGCTGCGGTCATCGTAGAGACCATTCAGGCCGAGGGGGGAGTCAACGTGGCAACCATTGATTGGATGCAAAACCTGGCGGATCTTTGCAAGCGTTACGATATGCTCCTCATAGTGGATGAAATCCAGGTGGGGTGTGGAAGGACAGGACCGTTTTTCAGCTTCGAGCCTTCAGGAATAGAGCCCGATATCATTTGTCTCTCAAAATCAATAAGCGGTTATGGTTTACCCATGGCACTGACCCTGATCAAACCCGAGTGGGATCAGTGGGAGCCGGGAGAACACAATGGCACCTTCCGGGGAAATAATTTGGCCTTTGTGACAGCAACAGAAGCCCTTTCTTTCTGGGAAAATGATGAGTTTTCCAAAGAAATCGAAGCCAAAGGAAATTATGTCCGAAAACACCTGGATGAAATTGTATCCCAACACCCACAAACCTTTCCAGAAACTCGGGGCCGGGGTTTAATTCAAGGCCTCACCTGCTCGCAGGAAGGTCTTGCAAAGTATATCGCCAAAACCTCATTTGAACGCGGAATGGTCATGGAAACCGCCGGGCCCGAGGACAACGTGGTTAAAGTGATGCCGCCTCTTATCATGGATGAAAAAATCATCCGCAGTGGTTTAACTATTCTTTACGATAGCGTAAAGACCGCTCAGGAGGAGTTTCCATACCAAACCAAAGAGGTTGGTGTTTAA